From one Spiroplasma endosymbiont of Panorpa germanica genomic stretch:
- the rplJ gene encoding 50S ribosomal protein L10: MEKQSRPSHAKKNEVVKEIVGRIKSQQGMVIAEYKKISVAQITELRKAALEKNIFIKVYKDSLFSRATEELKIEGLEPFLTGQNIYIFSDEESIAPAKLVDEFSKKYPDLKLKAGIYEGQVLDTAGVNELASLPSKEELYSMFASSLIYPLRQFMLLTKEIAKTKAE; the protein is encoded by the coding sequence TTGGAAAAACAATCACGTCCATCTCATGCTAAGAAGAATGAAGTTGTAAAAGAAATTGTTGGAAGAATTAAAAGCCAACAAGGAATGGTAATTGCTGAATACAAAAAAATTAGCGTTGCTCAAATAACTGAACTTAGAAAAGCTGCCTTGGAAAAAAACATCTTTATTAAAGTATATAAAGATTCACTATTTTCAAGAGCAACTGAAGAACTTAAAATCGAAGGTCTAGAACCATTCTTAACAGGTCAAAATATTTACATCTTCTCAGATGAAGAATCAATTGCCCCAGCTAAACTAGTAGATGAATTTAGTAAAAAATATCCAGACCTAAAACTTAAAGCCGGAATTTATGAAGGTCAAGTTCTAGATACAGCTGGTGTAAATGAACTAGCATCACTACCATCAAAAGAAGAATTATACTCAATGTTTGCATCATCACTGATCTATCCATTACGTCAATTCATGTTATTAACAAAAGAAATCGCGAAAACAAAAGCAGAATAA
- a CDS encoding ECF transporter S component, protein MKEISIWLLTGNNLAIVASIGLAIISSLYIIYNVCSFYILRERYHGIRFTTKNIAYITMFTAVSVSVTVVISLTIPITVFPPIRIAIEGVMVKIVGLIFGPIVGLIVGLITEILVMLMVPSFIHPAFIIVICAYGLISGIGLSFKRLSEKNNWIIMILITIFLSALLLFFTVIISFYPDKIPFLGMHLSTMSFNLIFGFGIGITLVGIWAFYITMSIRKKHAFLNQILPIILVAIACEYISTTIISAWGDTGFLILDKSPESGGYILNVILRLIQAPLKIVINTAILYFTYVAVSPLIKNDR, encoded by the coding sequence ATGAAAGAAATAAGCATTTGATTATTAACAGGAAATAACCTAGCGATTGTTGCTTCAATCGGTTTAGCAATTATTTCATCACTATACATAATTTACAACGTTTGCTCTTTTTATATTTTAAGAGAGCGATATCATGGAATCAGATTTACAACTAAAAACATTGCATATATCACAATGTTTACAGCAGTTAGTGTAAGTGTTACTGTTGTAATTTCGCTAACTATCCCAATAACAGTGTTCCCTCCAATTCGTATTGCGATCGAAGGGGTTATGGTTAAAATAGTTGGACTTATTTTTGGACCGATTGTTGGTTTAATAGTTGGCCTAATAACTGAAATATTGGTAATGTTAATGGTTCCCTCATTTATCCACCCGGCTTTCATAATTGTTATTTGTGCATACGGACTTATTTCGGGGATCGGTTTAAGTTTCAAGAGGCTTTCAGAAAAAAACAATTGAATAATCATGATTTTAATTACAATATTCCTTTCCGCATTATTATTATTTTTCACAGTTATCATATCATTCTATCCTGACAAAATTCCTTTCCTAGGAATGCACCTAAGTACAATGTCATTTAATTTAATTTTTGGATTTGGAATTGGTATAACGCTTGTGGGTATTTGGGCCTTTTATATAACAATGAGCATTCGTAAGAAGCATGCCTTCTTGAATCAGATACTACCAATAATCTTAGTAGCTATTGCTTGTGAATACATCTCAACAACAATAATTTCTGCTTGAGGAGATACAGGATTTTTAATTTTAGATAAATCACCAGAATCAGGCGGATATATTTTAAATGTAATCTTGCGTTTAATCCAAGCACCGTTAAAAATTGTAATTAACACCGCGATACTATACTTTACATATGTGGCGGTTTCCCCATTGATTAAAAATGACCGCTAA
- the secE gene encoding preprotein translocase subunit SecE, producing the protein MAKDKKDKLKLSKEQKAELKLEKKNLKENAKLERKKIYEELNAAGDSDQDSTNLAKKAKMKKIKKEKEKVDWRTGFREFPVKMVKEINKIRWTSGNTLGKKFIYTLIFVFVFAIFFFVVDLGLQKLFELIYII; encoded by the coding sequence ATGGCTAAAGATAAAAAAGATAAATTAAAGCTTTCAAAGGAGCAAAAAGCTGAACTTAAGTTGGAAAAAAAGAATCTTAAGGAAAATGCAAAACTTGAACGCAAGAAAATTTATGAAGAGCTAAACGCAGCTGGCGATTCAGATCAAGATTCAACAAACCTAGCTAAAAAAGCAAAAATGAAAAAGATCAAAAAGGAAAAAGAAAAAGTCGATTGAAGAACCGGATTTAGAGAATTTCCTGTAAAAATGGTAAAAGAAATTAACAAAATCAGATGAACTTCAGGTAACACTTTAGGAAAAAAATTTATTTATACTCTAATTTTTGTATTTGTATTTGCTATTTTCTTCTTCGTAGTTGACTTGGGGCTACAAAAGCTGTTTGAATTAATATATATTATTTAA
- the rplK gene encoding 50S ribosomal protein L11, translated as MAKKVTRIAKLEFMAMQAKPGAELASLGINMPQFTQQFNDATKDRAGDVVPVVITAYDDKSFDFILKTTPAAILLKKAAKLQKGAKLSGSEIVATISADEVRKIAEYKMVDLSANSVEAAMRTIEGTARQMGIKVEGMPGKA; from the coding sequence GTGGCTAAAAAAGTTACACGTATAGCAAAATTAGAATTTATGGCAATGCAAGCAAAACCAGGTGCAGAATTAGCTTCACTTGGTATTAACATGCCTCAATTCACACAACAATTTAATGACGCTACAAAAGATCGCGCAGGAGATGTAGTTCCTGTTGTGATTACCGCATATGATGATAAATCATTTGATTTTATTTTAAAAACTACACCAGCAGCAATTTTATTAAAAAAAGCTGCTAAATTACAAAAGGGTGCAAAATTATCAGGTTCTGAAATTGTTGCTACCATCTCAGCAGATGAAGTGAGAAAAATCGCCGAATACAAAATGGTTGATTTAAGCGCAAACTCAGTTGAGGCAGCAATGAGAACAATCGAAGGTACAGCAAGACAAATGGGTATTAAAGTGGAAGGAATGCCTGGAAAGGCGTAG
- the rplA gene encoding 50S ribosomal protein L1 — protein MAKFGKKYNAVVSKVDKNNAYPILEAAKLAKETSTTKFDSTVEVAFNLNVDPRHADQQIRGALVLPAGTGKTQKVLVLTNTKTKEAEEGGADFVGGVELIQKIQKENWFDFDVIIATPEMMAELGKIGKVLGPKGLMPNPKTGTVTVDVKKALDDVKKGKIEYRTDKEGNVHAILGKASFKEDQIVQNFNAIFDAIKKAKPNAVKGNYIKNIVISTTMGPGIKVSIEA, from the coding sequence ATGGCAAAATTTGGTAAAAAATACAATGCTGTTGTATCGAAAGTTGATAAAAACAATGCCTACCCAATTCTTGAAGCTGCAAAGTTAGCAAAAGAAACTTCAACAACAAAATTTGATTCAACTGTTGAAGTGGCGTTTAATCTAAATGTTGACCCAAGACATGCTGACCAACAAATTCGTGGTGCTTTAGTTTTACCAGCAGGGACAGGTAAAACCCAAAAAGTTTTAGTTTTAACTAATACTAAAACTAAAGAAGCAGAAGAAGGCGGAGCAGACTTCGTTGGTGGAGTGGAATTGATTCAAAAAATTCAAAAAGAAAACTGATTTGATTTTGATGTAATTATTGCAACACCAGAAATGATGGCTGAACTAGGAAAAATTGGTAAAGTGTTAGGACCAAAAGGTTTAATGCCAAACCCAAAAACTGGAACAGTTACAGTTGATGTTAAAAAAGCATTAGATGATGTTAAAAAAGGTAAAATCGAATACAGAACTGATAAAGAAGGTAATGTACATGCAATTTTAGGTAAAGCATCATTTAAAGAAGATCAAATCGTTCAAAACTTTAATGCAATTTTTGATGCAATCAAAAAAGCAAAACCCAATGCAGTTAAAGGTAACTATATTAAAAATATTGTTATTTCAACCACAATGGGTCCGGGAATTAAAGTTTCAATCGAAGCTTAA
- the nusG gene encoding transcription termination/antitermination protein NusG, which produces MTDILENLEDELSLYKGQWFVINCNSGHEERVKADLLQKVETNSLQNLIFDIRISKTPVASKTGKKIEKNKFPGYIFINMEMTDAAWFTVRNTPGVTGFIGSSGKGAKPLPLTYMEVAKMLTPEVEETKKTDGAIKKEKKVHVASFKLKDIVLIKEGPFNGREGQVVEMDSDKGVAIVNIEMFGRHTPTEVSYENAELAYKL; this is translated from the coding sequence ATGACAGATATTTTAGAAAATTTAGAAGACGAATTAAGTCTATATAAAGGCCAATGATTTGTTATAAATTGTAATAGCGGACATGAAGAAAGAGTAAAAGCAGACCTACTACAAAAAGTAGAAACAAATTCTTTGCAAAACTTAATTTTCGACATTAGAATTTCAAAAACTCCAGTAGCAAGTAAAACTGGTAAAAAAATAGAAAAAAACAAGTTTCCAGGTTACATTTTCATAAACATGGAAATGACTGATGCTGCATGATTCACAGTAAGAAACACACCTGGTGTAACTGGGTTTATTGGTTCTTCAGGAAAAGGGGCAAAACCACTTCCACTAACATATATGGAGGTTGCTAAAATGCTTACTCCTGAAGTTGAAGAAACTAAAAAAACTGATGGTGCAATCAAAAAAGAGAAGAAAGTTCACGTTGCTTCATTTAAGTTAAAGGATATTGTTCTAATTAAAGAAGGTCCTTTTAATGGTCGTGAAGGTCAAGTGGTTGAAATGGATTCTGACAAAGGTGTTGCTATTGTCAACATTGAAATGTTTGGAAGACATACACCAACAGAAGTATCTTATGAAAATGCAGAATTAGCATACAAACTTTAA
- the cysS gene encoding cysteine--tRNA ligase has translation MKIFNSLFDNYSIFDNKKAKVYCCGPTVYDNIHIGNARPIITTDVLVRFLEFINIEVDYLQNITDIDDKIVKKAKEANKKETQITDKFIKDYLEDLYSLNIRMPNKIIPISEKINSIIDFIEYLVSLGHAYESNGDVYFDINSIKKYGELSNRKIEELISGSRVEVNPNKKNPLDFVLWKKTNEGLSWVTKWSTGRPGWHTECVALIKDYFQTPVDFHVGGIDLKFPHHENERAQFLGTDKKELSKIWVHNGHLEFGKQKMSKSIGNMILVSEFINSHGANVLRYLLLTTHYKQPLDFSDDLISQSKKAISKIDSLIKKIQLKVALNEVVKTTERALDKEFNIIDYIKKFIQIMEEDLNTPQVITLIEGMVKEINKQIENKKLNAVIDDLIIILQVLGFDFSLQELDSQTITQIGKWKKLVEEKNFVEADKLRQILVDKKIM, from the coding sequence ATGAAAATATTTAATTCTTTATTTGACAATTACTCGATATTCGATAATAAAAAAGCAAAAGTTTATTGCTGTGGACCTACGGTTTACGATAATATCCATATTGGAAATGCTCGCCCGATCATCACAACAGATGTTCTGGTGAGGTTTTTAGAGTTTATTAATATTGAGGTTGATTATTTGCAAAACATAACCGACATTGACGACAAAATTGTTAAAAAAGCAAAAGAGGCTAATAAAAAAGAGACCCAAATCACTGACAAATTTATTAAGGACTACTTAGAGGACCTTTATAGTTTGAATATTCGAATGCCAAACAAAATCATACCAATAAGTGAAAAAATAAATTCGATAATCGATTTTATTGAATATTTAGTAAGTCTAGGGCATGCTTATGAGAGTAATGGAGATGTCTATTTTGATATTAACTCGATTAAAAAATATGGTGAACTTTCGAATCGTAAAATCGAGGAGTTAATTTCAGGATCGAGAGTTGAAGTTAATCCTAATAAGAAAAACCCCCTAGATTTTGTACTGTGAAAAAAAACCAATGAGGGTTTGTCTTGAGTAACAAAATGAAGTACAGGTCGTCCAGGTTGACATACAGAATGTGTGGCTTTAATTAAAGATTATTTCCAAACCCCAGTTGATTTTCATGTGGGTGGAATTGATTTAAAGTTTCCTCATCACGAAAATGAGAGAGCCCAATTCCTGGGAACTGATAAAAAAGAGCTATCAAAAATTTGAGTACACAATGGCCATTTAGAATTTGGAAAACAAAAGATGTCAAAATCAATTGGTAACATGATTTTGGTTAGCGAATTTATCAATAGTCATGGGGCCAATGTTTTGAGATACTTGCTTTTAACAACTCACTACAAACAACCATTAGATTTTAGTGATGATTTGATAAGTCAATCAAAAAAAGCGATTTCAAAAATTGACAGCTTAATCAAAAAAATCCAACTTAAAGTGGCTTTGAATGAAGTTGTTAAGACAACAGAAAGAGCTTTGGATAAAGAATTTAATATCATTGATTATATAAAAAAATTCATCCAAATTATGGAAGAAGATTTAAACACTCCACAAGTGATAACTTTAATTGAGGGAATGGTTAAAGAAATTAATAAACAAATCGAGAACAAAAAATTAAATGCTGTAATTGATGATTTGATAATTATCTTACAAGTTTTAGGATTTGATTTTTCATTACAAGAGTTAGATTCTCAAACCATTACTCAAATTGGTAAGTGAAAAAAACTTGTAGAGGAAAAGAATTTTGTTGAGGCAGATAAATTGCGTCAAATTTTAGTTGATAAGAAAATCATGTAG
- the rlmB gene encoding 23S rRNA (guanosine(2251)-2'-O)-methyltransferase RlmB, translated as MNNNYIYGKNAVNEFVENFPDRVIRIYVTSKEAREQYRAKISDIKIVEKDFLDKILQTKNLTHQNIVLEYKQFNYKPFKELSLKNKDNPKTFYLILDQIHDPYNFGAIIRSAVLMGVDGIIILDHRQVEVTPTVIKASGGTAFHMDICRVANLANVIKILKEEGFWIYSSNLNEKSQDFNEVKFDTKTTLILGNENKGVGDKITKISDINVHIPTLKVIDSLNVSVAAGILIFYIARELQKISL; from the coding sequence ATGAACAATAATTATATATACGGTAAAAATGCTGTTAATGAATTTGTAGAAAATTTCCCTGATCGTGTAATCAGAATTTATGTCACAAGCAAAGAAGCTCGTGAACAATATCGCGCAAAAATTAGTGATATCAAGATTGTAGAAAAAGACTTTTTAGATAAAATTTTGCAAACAAAAAACCTAACTCATCAAAATATTGTGTTAGAATACAAGCAGTTTAACTATAAGCCTTTTAAGGAACTATCGTTAAAAAACAAGGATAATCCAAAAACCTTTTATTTAATCTTGGATCAAATACACGACCCTTATAACTTTGGAGCTATTATTCGCTCGGCGGTTTTAATGGGGGTTGATGGGATAATTATTTTAGATCATCGTCAAGTTGAGGTAACCCCAACTGTAATTAAAGCTTCGGGAGGCACTGCTTTTCATATGGACATTTGCAGAGTTGCCAATTTAGCTAATGTCATTAAAATACTAAAAGAAGAAGGCTTTTGAATTTACTCTTCAAATCTTAATGAAAAGTCCCAAGACTTTAATGAGGTGAAATTTGATACTAAAACCACTCTAATTTTAGGGAATGAAAATAAAGGAGTAGGCGATAAAATAACTAAAATTAGTGATATAAACGTTCACATTCCAACTTTGAAAGTAATTGATTCTTTAAATGTTTCGGTTGCAGCTGGAATATTGATATTTTATATTGCAAGAGAATTGCAAAAAATTAGTCTTTAA
- a CDS encoding CatB-related O-acetyltransferase, producing MTKKNCGPNPKEKLNKYLATDFLNNYITNPNIEIGDYTYYASLDCEQDLINFQNKNILYHFPFIGDKLIMGKFCQIGFNTKFIMNGANHDTNRISTYPFFIMGSGWEDQDKFTTNKGDTIIGHDVWIGYNATIMPGVKIGNGAVVAANSTVVKDVPDYAIVGGNPAKLIKYRFSEEEIKKLNKLAWWDWDAKKITENLDNLSKKKFTEFKEK from the coding sequence ATGACTAAAAAAAACTGTGGACCAAACCCGAAAGAAAAATTAAACAAATATTTAGCAACAGATTTTTTGAACAATTACATTACCAACCCCAATATTGAAATTGGAGATTACACTTACTATGCTTCACTTGACTGCGAACAGGATTTAATCAATTTTCAAAACAAAAATATTTTGTATCATTTTCCGTTTATTGGTGATAAATTAATTATGGGAAAATTTTGTCAGATCGGTTTCAACACAAAATTTATTATGAATGGAGCCAATCATGATACGAATAGAATCTCAACCTATCCCTTTTTTATCATGGGGAGTGGTTGAGAAGATCAAGACAAATTTACAACTAATAAAGGAGACACCATAATCGGCCATGATGTTTGAATAGGTTATAATGCAACAATTATGCCAGGAGTCAAAATTGGTAATGGGGCTGTCGTGGCGGCGAACAGCACAGTGGTTAAAGATGTACCTGATTATGCTATTGTTGGGGGCAATCCAGCAAAGTTAATAAAATACAGATTTTCAGAAGAAGAAATTAAGAAACTTAATAAACTAGCTTGATGGGATTGGGATGCTAAAAAAATAACAGAAAATCTAGATAACTTATCTAAGAAAAAATTTACAGAATTTAAGGAGAAATAA
- a CDS encoding uracil-DNA glycosylase, whose protein sequence is MFLENYKSGWQDFFEDIKKEPFYIEMMEFLQKEYETHVIFPKFEDVFKIFRLVEPEEIGVIIIGQDPYHKKGLANGIAFSCSNDQKIPPSLRNIFKELNDDLNIDHFQNLDLSNWVSQGVFLINAIMTVRSGEPASHKNIGWEHFTEKVLDFINKKNEKIIYCLWGNFAKRIYNNLRYNFINKDLTISSAHPSPFSYHLFKNSRPFSKINEKLCVIGKEPISWDK, encoded by the coding sequence ATGTTTTTAGAAAACTATAAATCTGGATGACAAGATTTTTTTGAAGATATTAAAAAAGAACCTTTTTATATTGAGATGATGGAATTCCTTCAAAAAGAATATGAAACCCATGTTATTTTTCCTAAGTTTGAAGATGTTTTTAAAATTTTTAGATTAGTTGAACCTGAGGAAATAGGTGTTATAATAATTGGCCAAGACCCATATCATAAAAAGGGTCTCGCTAATGGGATTGCTTTTAGTTGCAGCAATGATCAAAAAATACCGCCGAGCTTAAGGAATATTTTCAAGGAGCTAAATGATGATTTGAACATTGATCATTTTCAAAATTTGGATTTATCAAATTGAGTCAGCCAGGGGGTTTTTCTCATTAATGCCATTATGACTGTAAGAAGCGGAGAACCAGCAAGTCATAAAAACATCGGTTGAGAACATTTTACAGAGAAAGTTCTTGATTTTATAAACAAAAAAAACGAAAAAATTATTTATTGTTTATGAGGAAATTTCGCTAAAAGAATATATAATAATTTAAGGTATAATTTTATAAATAAAGACTTAACCATTAGTTCTGCACATCCGTCACCATTTAGTTATCATTTATTCAAAAATTCTAGACCGTTTAGCAAAATAAATGAAAAACTATGCGTAATTGGTAAAGAGCCGATATCTTGAGATAAGTAA
- the rpmG gene encoding 50S ribosomal protein L33: MLGSNKRKIILVCETCLSRNYSLTKSMMTQKDRLEIKKFCKTCNLHSLHKETR; encoded by the coding sequence ATTTTGGGAAGTAATAAAAGAAAGATTATTTTAGTGTGCGAAACTTGTTTGTCTCGTAATTATTCTTTAACTAAAAGTATGATGACCCAAAAGGACCGTCTAGAAATTAAAAAATTTTGCAAAACGTGTAACCTACACTCGCTACACAAAGAAACTAGGTAA
- the rplL gene encoding 50S ribosomal protein L7/L12 — MAITKDDIIKALEEMKLAELNDLVKAIEDHFGVVAAAAVAAPAAGAGAAAAPTEVNVLLTNAGAQKVQVIKVVKELTGLGLMDAKKLVDGELPVTIKENVKVEDAEKMKEELMAAGASVDLK; from the coding sequence ATGGCAATCACAAAAGATGATATTATCAAAGCTTTAGAAGAAATGAAGCTAGCTGAACTAAACGACTTAGTTAAAGCAATCGAAGATCACTTCGGAGTAGTGGCGGCTGCAGCAGTAGCAGCACCAGCAGCTGGAGCAGGAGCAGCAGCAGCACCAACTGAGGTAAACGTTTTATTAACTAACGCAGGAGCACAAAAAGTACAAGTAATTAAAGTAGTTAAAGAATTAACTGGACTTGGATTAATGGACGCTAAAAAATTAGTTGATGGAGAATTACCAGTAACTATTAAAGAAAACGTAAAAGTTGAAGACGCTGAAAAAATGAAAGAAGAATTAATGGCTGCAGGAGCATCTGTTGATTTAAAATAA
- a CDS encoding Cof-type HAD-IIB family hydrolase — MKWWFSDYDGTINLNHDDSIDKRDLKFINDFIKNNNQFAIASGRLHKEIKGVLKNAKLNYDYIIACNGAAVYDEDDNLIQEQAIEMDERKQILEILNNNKHLITGYCDLDERKDYNATVIEEVNSNPFFIGTIPLDNNYTQGELDILNSKNINIIYFYGLENDLLKLQKEVNSADHNFKAIKTHTNVLEIVHKKVSKAFGIELIMKQHNIGIEDIITSGDGENDIEMLRFTKNSFAMNTAKPNVLKEGQHIIANVFEIGNFISIN, encoded by the coding sequence ATGAAATGATGATTTTCTGATTATGATGGAACTATTAATTTAAATCACGACGATTCAATTGATAAAAGAGATTTAAAATTTATCAATGATTTTATAAAAAATAACAACCAGTTTGCAATTGCTAGCGGAAGACTTCACAAGGAAATAAAAGGTGTTCTTAAAAATGCAAAACTTAACTACGACTACATTATTGCTTGTAATGGGGCGGCTGTTTATGATGAAGACGATAATTTAATTCAAGAACAGGCCATTGAAATGGATGAGAGAAAACAAATTTTAGAAATTTTAAATAATAACAAACACCTGATAACTGGATATTGCGATCTAGATGAAAGAAAAGACTACAATGCTACTGTGATTGAAGAGGTTAACTCAAATCCATTCTTCATTGGAACAATCCCATTAGATAACAATTATACTCAAGGAGAGTTAGACATTTTAAATTCCAAAAATATTAATATAATTTATTTCTACGGATTAGAAAACGATTTGTTAAAACTTCAAAAAGAAGTTAATTCTGCTGACCATAATTTCAAAGCGATAAAAACTCACACTAATGTTTTAGAAATTGTTCACAAAAAAGTATCAAAAGCTTTTGGGATCGAATTAATAATGAAACAACACAATATTGGTATTGAAGATATCATTACATCTGGGGATGGAGAAAATGATATAGAAATGCTGAGATTCACTAAAAACTCGTTTGCAATGAATACTGCCAAACCCAACGTTCTAAAAGAGGGTCAACATATCATCGCTAATGTCTTTGAAATCGGAAATTTCATTAGCATAAATTAG
- a CDS encoding lipoprotein encodes MKKLLSILGAFTLTASTSLSVISCTIPKQRVEIFVGKSSEKDNFKSFNGPTLALTSLTADILNVLNFKKEMYPDDTKYKEQKELRQNKEGKLFSFEELFTKKDPILTGAAKDDFWREYNEPFNTSFSQVSYEKNTEDSAFQNLGLTVIRSIVPDGKTDKDKIQFLRADSPTSDKELKDFEKHKARTAKILVSDDLKEGINGTIDQMKKIDNTQDLKLVQKDKDDKEITLYKVSDQEVLTPYTREVEFKADKGKEKITQTIVAPDVGYSFEVNDFEFETIFNGNESKYRISTTISGLSGIIALTAASASSDDNTEKINANFYWYLKQYQFNNEKMIGYGSPENMSGKFDNLDIKKIDITKV; translated from the coding sequence ATGAAAAAATTACTATCAATATTAGGTGCTTTTACATTAACAGCATCAACAAGCTTGAGCGTCATATCATGTACAATTCCAAAACAAAGGGTTGAAATTTTTGTGGGAAAAAGCTCTGAAAAAGATAATTTCAAAAGTTTCAACGGTCCAACGTTAGCTCTGACTTCATTGACTGCAGATATTCTAAATGTCTTAAACTTCAAGAAGGAAATGTATCCCGATGATACCAAATATAAAGAACAAAAGGAACTAAGACAAAATAAAGAAGGAAAATTATTTTCTTTTGAAGAATTATTCACTAAAAAAGACCCAATCCTAACTGGAGCTGCCAAAGATGATTTTTGAAGGGAATACAATGAACCTTTTAATACAAGTTTTTCACAAGTTTCATATGAAAAAAACACAGAAGACTCAGCTTTCCAAAATCTAGGACTAACAGTAATTCGTTCAATCGTTCCTGACGGTAAAACAGATAAAGATAAGATCCAATTTTTAAGAGCTGATTCTCCAACAAGTGATAAGGAACTTAAAGATTTTGAAAAACATAAAGCTAGAACAGCTAAAATTTTAGTATCTGATGATTTAAAAGAAGGTATAAATGGGACTATCGATCAAATGAAAAAAATCGATAATACCCAGGATTTAAAATTGGTTCAAAAAGACAAAGATGATAAGGAAATTACTTTATACAAAGTTTCAGATCAAGAAGTTTTAACTCCTTATACAAGAGAAGTTGAATTCAAAGCCGACAAGGGTAAAGAGAAAATTACACAAACTATTGTAGCTCCAGATGTTGGATATTCTTTTGAAGTCAATGATTTTGAATTTGAAACTATTTTCAACGGTAATGAAAGCAAATATCGTATTTCAACAACTATATCAGGTCTTTCAGGAATTATCGCCTTGACTGCAGCTTCTGCTTCATCTGATGATAACACCGAGAAAATTAATGCTAACTTTTATTGATACTTAAAACAGTACCAATTCAACAATGAAAAAATGATTGGTTATGGTTCTCCTGAAAACATGAGCGGTAAATTCGATAATTTGGACATTAAAAAAATAGACATAACTAAAGTATAA
- a CDS encoding peptidylprolyl isomerase, producing the protein MSKIKIILSDNRELNAELFPQKAPQSVENFLDLVKKGYYNGLIFHRVIDGFMVQAGGFKADFTEAGETKSIFGEFASNGFEQNDIKHSLGVLSMARTNEPNSASSQFFIVTKASNFLDGQYAGFGKLMDRESEAVAIEISRVETTSHGYHDDVPVEPIVIKEIKIL; encoded by the coding sequence ATGAGTAAAATTAAAATTATACTAAGCGATAATCGCGAATTAAATGCTGAATTATTTCCGCAAAAAGCTCCACAGTCAGTGGAAAACTTCTTGGATTTAGTTAAAAAGGGCTACTATAACGGTTTGATCTTCCATAGAGTAATCGACGGTTTTATGGTTCAAGCGGGTGGTTTTAAAGCCGATTTTACAGAAGCAGGTGAAACAAAATCAATTTTTGGTGAATTTGCTTCAAACGGCTTTGAGCAAAACGATATAAAACATTCGTTGGGGGTTTTATCAATGGCTAGAACAAACGAACCCAACAGTGCTTCTTCACAGTTCTTCATTGTCACAAAGGCTTCTAATTTCTTAGATGGTCAATACGCAGGATTTGGAAAATTAATGGACAGAGAAAGTGAAGCTGTTGCAATCGAAATTTCACGTGTTGAAACAACATCACATGGATATCATGACGACGTTCCTGTTGAACCAATAGTGATCAAAGAAATAAAAATTTTATAA